From Acidobacteriota bacterium, a single genomic window includes:
- the rimI gene encoding ribosomal protein S18-alanine N-acetyltransferase, with translation MAVLETIRNFFVQSEAAESEVIVPAPPTVYEVHPLTTTHIDELLRLNLRCFKKGENYTKHTFGYLLDDPTTVSYRVATPEEPVVGFIFVMVQPSGTGHVTTVGVAPEHRRRGLAERLLAHVEEALRNRGANTVALEVRVSNIAAQSLYRGLNYSIVQRLTAYYNNGEDAFLMIKPI, from the coding sequence ATGGCCGTTCTTGAAACAATTAGGAACTTCTTTGTTCAGTCGGAAGCGGCTGAATCGGAGGTCATTGTGCCGGCGCCGCCGACCGTCTACGAGGTCCATCCGCTGACGACGACCCACATCGACGAACTTCTCCGGCTCAATCTGCGCTGCTTCAAAAAGGGCGAAAACTATACGAAGCACACCTTCGGGTACTTGCTCGATGATCCGACGACGGTCAGTTATCGCGTCGCAACACCGGAAGAGCCCGTTGTCGGATTCATTTTCGTGATGGTTCAGCCGTCGGGAACGGGACACGTGACGACGGTCGGAGTCGCCCCTGAACATCGCCGCCGCGGACTTGCCGAACGACTTCTCGCGCACGTCGAAGAGGCACTCAGAAACCGCGGCGCCAACACGGTGGCGCTTGAGGTCCGCGTCAGCAACATCGCGGCACAGAGTCTGTATCGCGGTCTCAACTACTCGATCGTCCAACGCCTCACTGCATATTACAACAATGGCGAGGACGCGTTTCTGATGATCAAGCCCATCTGA
- the thiE gene encoding thiamine phosphate synthase has protein sequence MILPKIYPITNTVLTDLSHTEQVEILTGAEATLIQLREKHLSPRDFFADARNALRIARERGAKIIINDRVDLALALGADGVHLGQDDLPPGAARAILGNDAIIGFSTHSVEQALAAVNLPVDYLAIGPIFHTKTKDDPDEAVGFRGIEEVRAAIGDFPLVAIGGIDESSLLNVLGSGADSAAIIKALLKPSNALAKNYSRLIGLV, from the coding sequence ATGATCCTGCCGAAGATATATCCCATCACCAACACCGTTTTGACGGATCTCTCGCACACCGAACAGGTCGAGATCCTGACCGGCGCCGAAGCAACGTTGATTCAACTTCGGGAAAAACACCTTTCGCCGCGCGATTTCTTCGCCGATGCGCGCAATGCGCTGCGCATCGCCCGTGAACGCGGCGCGAAGATAATCATCAACGACCGAGTCGATCTCGCGCTCGCACTCGGGGCCGACGGCGTTCATCTCGGCCAGGACGATCTGCCGCCGGGCGCCGCGCGCGCGATTCTCGGAAACGACGCGATCATCGGATTTTCGACTCATTCGGTTGAACAGGCACTGGCCGCGGTCAATCTTCCGGTCGACTATCTCGCGATCGGGCCGATCTTCCATACGAAGACCAAGGACGACCCCGACGAAGCTGTCGGATTCCGCGGAATCGAGGAGGTCCGCGCCGCGATCGGCGATTTTCCGCTCGTCGCGATCGGCGGGATCGACGAGAGCTCTCTTTTGAACGTTCTCGGTTCCGGCGCCGACTCTGCGGCGATCATCAAAGCTCTCTTGAAGCCGTCGAACGCACTCGCGAAGAACTACTCCAGACTAATTGGATTAGTTTGA
- the hslO gene encoding Hsp33 family molecular chaperone HslO has product MDKLIHGLAADATVRVMAAITTDTVREAVRRHQTSPTVSSALGRVLTGTLLLGASLKEFDRLTVKIEAKGEVEGIVAETVGDGKVRGYVKNPFADRPQRADGSFDVSGIVGEGTMFVIRESGFEIGLHREPYIGSVPLVTGEIGEDFANYLLKSEQIPSAVIVGAALQSEEPFVTCAGGVMIQMLPTANPNIAVMIEDTILHAPRVTDAIREGATAPDLLKLMLGIIDFEILGEKDVRFECNCSFERAVGLIASLGKTEVRSMLEEDKGATMTCGFCSEEYRLNEADLERILETGN; this is encoded by the coding sequence ATGGATAAATTGATACACGGATTGGCGGCCGACGCGACGGTGCGCGTGATGGCAGCGATCACCACCGATACCGTACGCGAAGCCGTGCGGCGGCATCAGACTTCTCCAACGGTTTCATCTGCGCTCGGGCGCGTTTTGACCGGTACGCTTCTGCTCGGCGCGAGTCTCAAGGAATTCGACCGGTTGACGGTCAAGATCGAAGCAAAAGGCGAGGTTGAAGGGATCGTTGCCGAGACGGTCGGCGACGGCAAGGTCCGCGGCTATGTAAAGAATCCGTTCGCCGATCGTCCACAGCGCGCCGACGGAAGTTTCGACGTTTCGGGCATCGTCGGCGAGGGGACAATGTTTGTGATTCGCGAATCAGGCTTCGAGATCGGACTTCACCGCGAACCTTATATCGGTTCGGTGCCGCTCGTCACGGGCGAGATCGGCGAGGACTTTGCGAATTACCTGCTCAAGAGCGAACAGATCCCCTCGGCGGTGATCGTCGGGGCGGCGCTCCAGTCAGAAGAACCTTTCGTGACCTGCGCGGGCGGTGTGATGATCCAGATGCTTCCGACCGCGAACCCGAACATTGCGGTGATGATCGAAGACACGATCCTTCACGCGCCGCGCGTCACGGACGCGATCCGCGAAGGCGCGACCGCCCCGGATCTCTTGAAACTGATGCTCGGGATCATCGACTTCGAGATCCTTGGCGAAAAAGACGTCCGCTTCGAATGCAATTGCTCGTTCGAACGCGCTGTCGGTCTGATCGCATCGCTCGGCAAAACCGAGGTCCGCTCGATGCTCGAAGAAGACAAAGGCGCGACGATGACCTGCGGTTTCTGCAGCGAAGAATACCGCTTGAATGAGGCGGATCTGGAGAGGATCTTAGAAACTGGGAACTGA
- a CDS encoding bifunctional nicotinamide-nucleotide adenylyltransferase/Nudix hydroxylase encodes MKKYDYAVVIGRFQPLHNAHLELIRYSLGLAEKVIIVLGSARSAPDIRNPFTPAMREEIIRACLPSEDKRLVFRAVRDYPYNDHVWTAEVQNAVGELSDEDGTESPRVGIVGFFKDKSSYYLNLFPQWDFEEFYCSDKRLLNLNATEIREKYFGEDDTWRGLVPAVVAAYLDAFRETEFYPALKGEFEYLKKYRDDTRFVGVPYKPVFLTTDAVVVQSGHVLVIRRGFQPGKGLLALPGGFLADNLTLEDSALKELKEETNIKVPAQVLRGSIKASHVFDFPERSLRGRTVTFAYYIELAPDLKEGLPRVKGGDDAKKAFWLPLSALGEKEDEFFEDHIHIIRYFLGI; translated from the coding sequence ATGAAGAAATATGATTACGCGGTCGTCATCGGACGATTCCAGCCGCTCCACAACGCACATCTCGAATTAATCCGTTACAGCTTAGGTTTAGCCGAAAAGGTCATCATCGTTCTTGGCTCGGCGCGAAGCGCGCCCGACATCCGGAACCCGTTTACGCCGGCGATGCGCGAAGAGATCATCCGCGCTTGTTTGCCGTCGGAAGACAAGCGGCTCGTTTTTCGGGCCGTTCGCGATTATCCGTACAACGATCACGTCTGGACGGCCGAAGTCCAGAACGCGGTCGGCGAACTTTCCGACGAAGACGGGACCGAATCGCCGCGTGTCGGGATCGTCGGATTCTTCAAGGACAAGAGTTCGTATTACCTGAACCTTTTTCCGCAATGGGACTTTGAGGAGTTTTACTGTTCCGACAAGCGCCTTTTGAACCTCAACGCGACCGAGATTCGAGAGAAGTATTTTGGCGAAGACGACACGTGGCGCGGACTCGTGCCGGCCGTCGTCGCCGCATATCTGGACGCGTTTCGAGAAACCGAATTCTATCCGGCGCTGAAAGGCGAATTCGAATATCTGAAAAAGTATCGGGACGATACGCGATTCGTCGGCGTGCCTTACAAACCGGTCTTTTTGACGACCGACGCGGTAGTTGTTCAAAGCGGCCACGTCCTCGTCATCCGCCGCGGATTTCAGCCCGGCAAGGGACTGCTCGCGCTTCCGGGCGGATTTTTGGCGGACAATTTGACGCTCGAGGATTCGGCCCTCAAAGAACTCAAGGAAGAAACGAACATAAAAGTGCCGGCGCAGGTCCTTCGCGGGAGCATCAAGGCGTCGCACGTTTTCGATTTCCCGGAACGATCGCTCCGCGGCCGGACCGTGACGTTCGCCTATTACATCGAACTCGCACCCGATCTGAAAGAAGGACTGCCGCGCGTCAAAGGCGGGGACGACGCGAAGAAAGCGTTTTGGCTCCCGCTTTCGGCACTCGGTGAAAAGGAAGACGAGTTTTTTGAGGATCACATCCACATCATTCGTTACTTTTTGGGGATTTAG
- the queA gene encoding tRNA preQ1(34) S-adenosylmethionine ribosyltransferase-isomerase QueA gives MLIEEFDFELPPELIAQQPLDERSASRMLAIDRGSVSVRDSFFCDFPKFLRSGDTLVLNNTKVFPARLFGRTETGANVELFMIREVAPFVWEALARPAKRLKPGRRIVFDDHFSASVVERLDDGRVLIEFAVEGDFDEALNRVGRTPLPPYIKREGEQTGERERYQTVFAKQKGAIAAPTAGLHFTPDVLAQIESGGVSIAEITLHVGYGTFEPVRVSDLSAHRVSGERFEIDERTAETLNRVKSGIGRIIAVGTTVTRTLEHALATGDRFRAERGIADTTITPGYRFRAIDGLLTNFHLPKSSLLVLVSAFAGHELIMNAYRHAVGEKYRFYSYGDCTFIF, from the coding sequence ATGCTCATCGAAGAATTTGATTTTGAACTTCCGCCCGAGTTGATCGCGCAACAGCCGCTCGATGAACGCTCGGCATCGCGGATGCTGGCGATCGACCGAGGTTCCGTTTCCGTGCGTGACTCTTTTTTTTGTGATTTTCCGAAATTTCTGCGGTCCGGCGACACGCTCGTGCTCAACAACACGAAGGTCTTTCCGGCGCGCCTGTTCGGCCGAACCGAAACGGGCGCAAACGTGGAGCTTTTTATGATCCGCGAGGTCGCGCCGTTCGTTTGGGAGGCTCTCGCGCGGCCGGCGAAGCGCTTGAAACCCGGACGACGGATCGTGTTCGACGATCACTTTTCGGCGAGCGTCGTTGAACGGCTCGACGACGGCCGCGTTTTGATCGAATTCGCAGTCGAGGGCGATTTCGACGAAGCGTTGAACCGCGTCGGACGAACTCCTTTGCCGCCGTACATCAAACGCGAAGGTGAACAAACCGGAGAACGCGAACGTTACCAGACCGTTTTCGCGAAACAGAAGGGCGCGATCGCCGCACCGACCGCGGGGCTCCATTTCACGCCGGACGTATTGGCACAGATCGAATCGGGCGGCGTTTCGATCGCCGAGATAACGCTCCACGTCGGCTACGGGACGTTCGAACCGGTCCGGGTTTCCGATCTTTCGGCGCATCGCGTTTCGGGCGAGAGATTCGAGATCGACGAGCGGACCGCAGAGACTCTGAATCGCGTAAAATCGGGAATCGGCCGCATCATCGCTGTCGGGACGACCGTCACGCGGACGCTCGAACACGCATTGGCGACCGGCGATCGATTTCGGGCCGAACGCGGCATCGCCGATACGACGATCACGCCGGGATACCGATTCCGCGCGATCGACGGTCTCTTGACGAATTTTCATCTGCCGAAATCGTCGCTGCTCGTTCTCGTTTCCGCTTTCGCCGGTCACGAACTTATAATGAACGCTTATCGGCACGCCGTTGGCGAGAAGTATCGCTTTTACAGTTACGGCGACTGCACGTTCATATTTTAG
- a CDS encoding 4Fe-4S binding protein, which produces MKKGCEGVKPNKKRSIELPVLPGGGAGEGIVRESKTAYWRAFALITLNLLMIAHIVQWYLTGRTVSPIEPSEAMYTLQRGALNAGFIFFTLAILATLIFGRFVCGWGCHVVALQDLCGWLLKKMGLKPRPFRSRLLVWVPLIFALYMFVWPTVYRAIVAAPNEPLIPQFTNHLVVDDFWATFPPIAVAIPFLLVCGFMTVIFLGQKGFCTYACPYGGFFSLADKVAPGKIRVTDACNQCGHCTAVCTSNVLVHAEVKEYGAVVDPGCMKCMDCVSVCPNDALYFGFGKPSLAVSKSLKQNHSLTWPEELVAAAAFGFSLFAVWDVYQLVPMLMALGVAVVTTFLVVRTIRLFRSGDLAFYRFALKSSGKIKTAGWVFLAFSAFWIGLNAHSGYVRYHERAGAQAYESIRIPDELALARPNPDPWLGASDRKNITDGRNHLNAAASAGLFTNAFALPKLAWMEYLAGNTDRSLELLAKSATLQTGQARALNLYYRGAILNRTGSSDRALADLDAALAERPDLIVAREERGEALWQLGRRSEAVTVWKDALGRNPDLVLANLFLAGANAADGNQNDADAYERQGDRLTPADPFFNWMLGLRLQNVGMNQLADKHFKRAIQINPEFRVKRTFDPRPQ; this is translated from the coding sequence ATGAAAAAAGGTTGCGAGGGTGTGAAACCGAACAAAAAGCGTTCGATCGAGTTGCCTGTTCTGCCAGGCGGTGGAGCCGGCGAAGGCATCGTCAGGGAATCGAAGACCGCATATTGGCGGGCGTTTGCGCTGATCACGCTCAACCTGCTGATGATCGCGCATATCGTCCAATGGTATCTGACGGGAAGGACGGTCTCGCCGATCGAACCGTCCGAGGCGATGTATACGCTTCAGCGCGGGGCTTTGAACGCGGGATTCATCTTTTTCACGCTGGCGATCCTCGCAACGCTCATCTTCGGCCGGTTCGTTTGCGGCTGGGGCTGCCACGTGGTAGCGCTTCAGGATCTTTGCGGCTGGCTTTTGAAGAAAATGGGGCTCAAGCCGAGGCCGTTCCGTTCGCGCCTGCTCGTTTGGGTGCCGCTGATCTTCGCGCTGTATATGTTCGTCTGGCCGACAGTTTACCGTGCCATCGTGGCGGCGCCGAACGAACCGCTTATCCCGCAGTTTACCAACCATCTGGTTGTCGACGATTTTTGGGCGACATTCCCGCCGATCGCGGTCGCGATTCCGTTTCTCCTCGTTTGCGGGTTTATGACCGTGATCTTTCTCGGACAGAAAGGCTTTTGCACCTACGCCTGTCCGTATGGAGGCTTCTTCAGTCTGGCGGATAAGGTCGCGCCGGGAAAGATCCGCGTCACGGACGCTTGCAATCAATGCGGCCATTGCACGGCAGTCTGCACGTCAAATGTCCTTGTCCACGCCGAGGTCAAAGAGTACGGCGCGGTCGTCGATCCGGGCTGTATGAAATGTATGGACTGTGTCAGCGTTTGCCCGAACGATGCGCTCTATTTCGGATTCGGAAAACCGTCTCTCGCCGTCTCGAAATCGCTGAAGCAGAATCACTCTCTGACCTGGCCCGAGGAACTGGTCGCCGCGGCCGCATTCGGATTCAGCCTTTTTGCGGTCTGGGACGTTTACCAGCTCGTACCGATGCTGATGGCGCTCGGAGTCGCGGTCGTGACGACGTTTCTCGTTGTCAGGACGATCAGATTGTTCAGGTCCGGCGACCTCGCATTCTACCGTTTCGCGCTCAAGTCGTCCGGCAAGATCAAGACCGCCGGTTGGGTGTTTCTCGCTTTTTCGGCGTTTTGGATCGGACTCAACGCGCACAGCGGCTACGTGCGTTATCACGAGCGCGCCGGAGCGCAGGCGTACGAGAGCATTCGGATCCCGGATGAACTTGCGCTGGCGCGTCCGAATCCCGATCCGTGGCTCGGCGCAAGCGACCGCAAAAACATCACTGACGGTCGGAATCATCTGAACGCGGCGGCAAGTGCCGGATTGTTTACGAACGCCTTCGCTTTGCCTAAGCTCGCGTGGATGGAGTATCTGGCGGGGAACACCGACCGATCGCTGGAACTGCTGGCAAAGTCGGCGACGCTGCAAACCGGTCAGGCACGAGCGCTGAACCTCTACTACCGCGGCGCGATTCTTAATCGGACCGGAAGTTCGGACCGGGCGCTGGCAGATCTTGACGCGGCGCTCGCCGAGCGTCCCGACCTGATCGTCGCCCGCGAGGAGCGCGGCGAGGCTCTCTGGCAGCTTGGCCGCAGGAGCGAAGCGGTGACCGTCTGGAAGGACGCGCTCGGTCGGAATCCGGACTTGGTGTTGGCGAACCTCTTTCTTGCCGGCGCCAACGCCGCGGACGGCAATCAGAACGACGCCGACGCTTATGAGCGCCAGGGCGATCGGCTGACGCCGGCAGATCCGTTCTTTAACTGGATGTTAGGCCTTCGGCTGCAAAACGTCGGTATGAATCAACTTGCCGACAAGCACTTCAAACGCGCCATTCAAATCAATCCCGAGTTTCGCGTCAAGCGCACGTTTGATCCGCGTCCACAATAA
- a CDS encoding zinc-ribbon domain-containing protein, protein MIIRCDNCSVSLQLDEGKIPTQNFTVRCPRCQNLIRVQKGSTAQQLEATKAAPAVSDGAQDFSNKEAEFQINNALRSLLSALQTEKTVLDTNDASDEKPRRILLCLGQKRDEVGKVLVGAGFKVYVAQTPAQANERLREGKTEILIFSPDFAAEFGGAAILQQKVNAMYSSERRRLYLISLEDKASTMNAHEAFLRNLNLVVNTTDIPQLPIILNRALRDFNDLYHYLNRALQLEPI, encoded by the coding sequence ATGATTATCCGTTGTGACAATTGCTCCGTTTCTTTGCAGCTCGACGAGGGAAAGATCCCGACCCAGAACTTTACCGTCCGCTGTCCGCGTTGCCAGAATCTGATCCGCGTTCAGAAGGGTTCGACGGCCCAACAGCTTGAAGCGACAAAAGCGGCTCCGGCCGTCTCCGACGGCGCGCAGGACTTCTCGAACAAAGAAGCCGAATTTCAGATCAACAATGCCCTGCGTTCGTTGCTCTCCGCGCTCCAAACCGAGAAAACGGTGCTCGACACGAACGACGCGTCGGACGAAAAGCCGCGCCGGATACTTCTGTGCCTCGGTCAAAAACGCGACGAGGTCGGCAAGGTTCTGGTCGGGGCAGGATTCAAGGTTTACGTCGCCCAGACGCCGGCGCAGGCGAATGAACGGCTGCGCGAAGGCAAAACGGAAATTCTGATCTTCTCGCCGGACTTCGCGGCCGAATTCGGCGGCGCCGCGATCCTGCAACAAAAGGTGAACGCGATGTACTCCTCCGAGCGCCGCCGTCTTTACCTGATTTCTCTGGAGGACAAGGCTTCGACGATGAACGCCCACGAAGCCTTTCTCCGAAACTTGAACCTCGTCGTCAACACAACCGACATCCCGCAGCTTCCGATCATTCTAAACCGCGCCCTCCGCGACTTTAACGACCTCTACCATTATCTGAACCGCGCGCTTCAGCTCGAGCCGATCTAA
- a CDS encoding PilT/PilU family type 4a pilus ATPase — MSLLDVAPIIEQMLLISDNVSDLNFSCGQKPQIEISGSLYSATPLGIGKLTGYQTEMIAMSILRDNSEAAAQLAKFGTADLSYALPGRCRFRVNIFQQRGSYSIVMRVIPHEIPSFESLNIPPQLEDICGIRNGIVLVTGPTGSGKSSTLAAVIDRINETKSYHIVTIEDPIEFLHPHKKCTINQREVGSDTRDFSSALRAALRQAPKVILVGEMRDLETAEIALEAAETGHLVLSTLHTIDAAKTVDRIIGLYPKNEEKIIRTRLAQTFRYIVSQRLIPRADGKGRIAAVEILKSSPRTREYIEKGESEGKTLLDAMRDGEIDGMQDFDTVIRLMIENDQITLDDGLSFATNQNNLLLQLKGLSSTEDYLKNKPPSVPMMNVPQPVPSNSVLDMME, encoded by the coding sequence ATGAGTTTGCTTGATGTAGCCCCGATTATTGAGCAGATGCTGCTTATCTCAGATAACGTCAGCGATCTGAACTTTTCGTGCGGCCAGAAGCCGCAGATCGAGATCAGCGGCAGTCTGTATTCGGCGACACCGCTCGGCATCGGAAAACTTACCGGCTATCAGACCGAGATGATTGCGATGTCGATTCTCCGCGATAATTCCGAAGCCGCGGCGCAACTGGCGAAGTTCGGCACCGCCGATCTCAGCTACGCGCTGCCGGGCCGGTGTCGGTTCCGTGTCAACATCTTTCAGCAACGAGGCTCATACTCGATCGTGATGCGCGTCATTCCGCACGAAATACCGAGTTTTGAATCGCTCAACATTCCGCCCCAACTTGAGGACATCTGCGGCATCCGCAATGGGATCGTGCTGGTTACCGGCCCGACCGGTTCGGGTAAAAGTTCGACGCTTGCGGCCGTGATCGACCGGATCAACGAAACCAAGAGCTACCACATCGTGACGATCGAAGACCCGATCGAATTTCTCCATCCCCACAAAAAATGCACGATCAACCAACGCGAGGTCGGTTCGGACACGCGCGACTTTTCGTCGGCTTTGCGCGCCGCGCTCAGACAGGCTCCGAAGGTGATCCTCGTCGGCGAAATGCGCGACCTTGAAACTGCCGAGATCGCGCTTGAGGCAGCCGAAACCGGTCACCTTGTGCTCTCGACGCTCCACACGATCGACGCCGCGAAAACGGTTGACCGCATCATCGGACTTTATCCGAAGAACGAAGAAAAGATCATCCGCACACGGCTCGCACAGACGTTTCGCTACATCGTCTCGCAGCGGCTCATTCCGCGCGCCGACGGAAAAGGCCGCATCGCCGCCGTCGAAATTCTCAAATCGAGTCCGCGAACGCGCGAGTACATCGAAAAGGGCGAATCGGAAGGCAAGACGCTGCTCGACGCGATGCGCGACGGCGAGATCGACGGAATGCAGGATTTCGACACCGTAATAAGGTTGATGATCGAAAACGATCAGATCACGCTCGACGACGGACTTTCGTTTGCGACCAACCAGAACAATCTTCTGCTCCAGCTGAAGGGATTGTCGTCAACGGAAGACTACCTTAAGAACAAGCCGCCGTCCGTACCGATGATGAATGTCCCGCAACCGGTCCCTTCGAACTCGGTGCTCGATATGATGGAATAG
- a CDS encoding HD domain-containing protein, which yields MFDSVESVKNLLLIDDKPADSSRLFQLLRSNYRCDFVSSVEAAKSKVRNSEYSVILCNANVEDALEKIPHFLCFAPHTAIILMSEDECAEKALQAFRAGAFDFLLGPKKLEEVEKAILRGIEHFETRCLKDKYQVHLEILAAERAIEIDKALEEVESSYRITLKALVQALETRDFETHGHSERVVTFSLRLGHELGLENERLRDLELGALLHDIGKIGVPDAILRKPAKLNEDEWAKMKLHPVHGQKILRNIRFLEGAARVVGQHHERWDGAGYPYGIRGEDIDIGARIFAVVDAFDAMVSDRVYRKGRPYEAALEELERCAGTQFDPLIVEAFKSIPQEDWEILRERSLMDKQEVHSFQSVVADLVYSREPVEMVH from the coding sequence ATGTTCGATTCCGTTGAGTCCGTCAAGAATCTCCTGCTGATCGACGACAAACCCGCAGACTCAAGCCGTCTGTTCCAACTTCTCAGGTCAAACTACCGTTGCGATTTTGTCTCCAGCGTCGAGGCCGCGAAATCGAAGGTTCGCAATTCCGAGTACAGCGTCATTCTGTGCAATGCGAATGTTGAGGACGCTCTTGAGAAGATCCCTCATTTCCTGTGTTTTGCCCCGCATACGGCGATTATTCTGATGAGCGAGGACGAATGCGCCGAAAAGGCGCTGCAAGCGTTTCGCGCGGGCGCGTTCGATTTTTTGCTCGGCCCGAAAAAGCTCGAAGAGGTCGAAAAGGCGATCCTCCGCGGAATCGAACATTTCGAAACCCGTTGTTTGAAGGACAAATACCAGGTTCATCTTGAGATCCTGGCCGCCGAACGCGCGATCGAGATCGACAAAGCGCTCGAGGAAGTCGAAAGTTCATATCGGATCACGCTCAAAGCGCTGGTCCAGGCGCTCGAAACACGCGATTTTGAAACTCACGGACATTCCGAACGGGTCGTCACGTTCAGCCTCCGGCTCGGTCACGAACTCGGACTTGAAAACGAGCGGCTTCGCGATCTCGAACTCGGAGCGTTGCTTCACGACATCGGAAAGATCGGAGTGCCGGACGCGATCCTGAGGAAACCGGCTAAGCTCAACGAAGACGAGTGGGCGAAGATGAAACTTCATCCGGTTCACGGTCAGAAGATACTGCGCAACATCCGGTTTCTGGAAGGCGCGGCGCGCGTCGTCGGCCAGCATCACGAACGTTGGGACGGCGCCGGCTATCCTTACGGAATCCGCGGTGAGGACATCGATATCGGCGCGCGGATCTTCGCGGTCGTCGACGCCTTCGACGCGATGGTTTCCGACCGCGTTTATCGAAAGGGAAGGCCGTACGAGGCAGCGCTCGAGGAACTCGAACGATGCGCCGGAACTCAGTTCGACCCCCTGATCGTCGAGGCTTTCAAATCGATCCCGCAGGAGGATTGGGAGATTCTCCGCGAGCGATCGCTGATGGACAAGCAGGAAGTTCATTCGTTCCAATCGGTCGTTGCGGATCTGGTTTACTCGCGCGAGCCGGTCGAAATGGTGCACTGA
- a CDS encoding nicotinate phosphoribosyltransferase has protein sequence MFQINRIIDTDSYKASHWLQYPPQTELVHSYLESRGSDRDWHETVFFGLQYILKRYFLERFTQEMVEEARDVITAHGEPFNYQGWTSLIKKHGGRMPLRVRAVPEGSVVPLRNALMTVENTDPEFFWLTSWFETQLMRIWYPCTVATQSFHIKRDVRRFLDETADDADSEIGFKVHDFGARGVSSQETAAIGGAAHLVNFFGTDTMAALLIHREFYNSPMAGFSIPAAEHSTITSWGRENEVEAYRNMLRNFAKPGSLLAVVSDSWNIYEAVEKIWGEQLRQEVVDSGATVVIRPDSGEPVEVVSRVAHLLGEKFGSDINSKGYKVLRNVRIIQGDGVNQQSIHAILERLKSEGFSASNIAFGIGGALLQKIDRDTLKFAYKCSAIVSRGRLIEVYKQPITDAGKNSKRGRLDLIRTDNGFETVKLDSIEQIASATSVMRTVFENGELLIDDDLEAIRGRTTIG, from the coding sequence ATGTTTCAAATCAATCGAATTATCGACACCGACTCGTACAAGGCGAGTCATTGGCTTCAGTATCCGCCGCAAACGGAACTGGTTCACTCTTACCTCGAATCGCGCGGTTCTGACCGCGACTGGCACGAGACCGTATTTTTCGGGCTGCAGTATATTCTGAAACGCTATTTTCTTGAGCGATTCACTCAAGAAATGGTCGAAGAAGCCCGCGACGTGATCACCGCCCACGGCGAGCCGTTCAATTATCAAGGCTGGACGAGCTTGATCAAAAAGCACGGCGGCCGAATGCCCCTGCGAGTCCGTGCCGTGCCGGAAGGTTCGGTCGTTCCTTTGCGAAACGCCCTGATGACGGTCGAGAATACCGATCCCGAATTCTTCTGGTTGACGAGCTGGTTCGAAACGCAACTGATGCGGATCTGGTATCCGTGCACCGTCGCCACGCAGAGTTTTCATATCAAACGTGACGTTCGGCGGTTTCTTGACGAAACGGCCGACGACGCTGATTCCGAGATCGGCTTCAAGGTCCACGATTTCGGCGCGCGCGGCGTTTCGAGCCAAGAAACGGCGGCAATCGGCGGCGCGGCGCACCTCGTGAACTTCTTCGGCACCGACACGATGGCCGCACTTCTGATCCATAGGGAGTTTTACAATTCACCGATGGCCGGATTTTCGATTCCCGCGGCCGAGCATTCGACGATCACGAGTTGGGGGCGGGAGAACGAAGTCGAGGCGTATCGAAATATGCTCCGGAACTTTGCCAAGCCGGGAAGTCTCCTTGCCGTCGTCTCGGACTCGTGGAACATCTACGAAGCGGTCGAGAAGATCTGGGGCGAACAGCTCAGGCAGGAAGTTGTCGATTCGGGTGCGACGGTGGTTATTCGTCCGGATTCGGGCGAGCCGGTCGAGGTCGTCTCGCGCGTCGCGCACCTGCTCGGCGAGAAGTTCGGCTCGGATATCAATTCAAAAGGCTACAAAGTTCTCCGCAACGTCCGTATCATCCAAGGCGACGGCGTCAATCAGCAGTCGATCCACGCGATCCTCGAACGATTGAAGTCCGAAGGGTTCTCGGCGTCGAACATCGCCTTCGGAATCGGCGGCGCGTTGCTGCAGAAGATCGACCGCGACACCCTCAAGTTCGCTTACAAATGCTCGGCGATCGTATCGCGCGGCCGGTTGATCGAAGTTTACAAACAGCCGATCACGGACGCCGGCAAGAACAGCAAGCGCGGCAGATTGGACCTGATCCGAACCGACAACGGGTTCGAAACCGTCAAACTCGATTCGATCGAACAGATCGCGTCGGCGACATCGGTGATGCGAACGGTCTTCGAAAACGGGGAACTGCTGATCGATGACGACCTGGAAGCGATTCGCGGGCGGACGACGATAGGTTGA